The following nucleotide sequence is from Mytilus edulis chromosome 13, xbMytEdul2.2, whole genome shotgun sequence.
ACTTCATTTTTATACTGAGGGAAAATTTGATATAATTCTTCCcgatataatttaaaacaaaaataactcgTTTATACCAACCACGCTGAAATACCATCAGTCTTATGAGTTTACTAACCAACGATGCTTTAAAGAGACATAATTATATAACTGGGTGTATCAATAATTTGTAATCCTCTTACACGATAAACTTCTAGTATTTCTATGCATTTTATCTGTGAAACCATCCCATGCATTTATCGCTATTACTTTTTGTATCTTTCATATATTTGGCAGGAAGTGTTCTAAAACCTGACAAAGAAGTTCAAAGTAGAAAAATCAATCGGTTTTATAATAAGTATTTTCACaattaaatttgaattattcCCCTGCCTCCACAAATGAAATACATTCttcattttttcaaatgtatattccCAGTGTAATATTTTCCTCTGACATGTTTGATACATGTGTATGACAACAATACTTCCAATGCGTTATCATTGactgtataaaaaaagaagatatggtatgattgccaatgagacatttctttACTAAAGACCAACATACAtgtaacacagaaattaacaactataggtaaccgtatggCATTCAActatgaacaaaacccatacggcatagtctgctataaattgccccgaaaagacaatgtgaaacaatttaaacgagaaaactaacggtctaatttatgtgaaagaaatgaacgaaaaccaaatatgtaaaacataaacaaacgacaaccactgcattacaagctcctgacttgggtcaggcaCAACCACACAGAAtgcggcggggttgaacatgttagcgggatcttaaccctcctctaacctgggacagtggtataacagtacaacataagaacgaaaatatttatacaatctttttttaataaattgttttgcCTATATGCAatctgcaatatttttttattcaaaataaaaccgGAAAAGGATTCGAATTTCTATTTTGTTCGCTTCAGCTTTCTATTCATTTCTTATAACTGAGAAATGAGGTTTCCCCGTCAGTTAATTATGTCATTCAGGTGAAGTATTTTCTTATCATATTTCCGGCTGTATTCTACAAAAAAAGCTAactattttgtttgatttataattttgtttactgtcatttaaggggagataactcagagataagggaaataactcagaTTAGGTAAAatgttttgtgatatttttttatgtagcaAGAAGACAAGCCATATGACCTATgtggttttgtttttttcctaTCTGAACCATACTTTAAGGGCTATCTTTCcattattttatcttaaaataataTTGCGTAGTATTTTTTTATCACCCATATTCGGTTTTCCGTGCAAATAAATATAACATCGGACAGTGCTGTACAACTTGTAGCGTGAAAAATCCCGGCAAACAATACTTTTtaccttagttttttgaaaaatccaTGGTTTAAACTACGTTTTGACCTgttattaaacaaaattaatggaTTTTAATTTAGACCAATCTACCTTAAGGTAATGATCTTCACACATATAAAAATCGATGAACTGATAACAAATCATCACGGAAGTATTCCTTCTTAAGTTAAGATAAAGTCTGAAATTCTTTCATTATAAATACCACAACTTTGTTAACCAGTATATAATGTTGCACGCTGTTCATAGTTTCGTTAAttcaaacatttttcaaaatgataaCAAGAAATCCCATGTCCATGAATGACATAATTAGGAAAAATCTTACAAATCTTGTCTttctatatttaatgttttttcgTGATCAATTAAGTCTTGAATATGTCTAACattaaaacaaatgaatatgTTTCTAATAAACCTTTTTTGATACTTATTAATAATTTTTCTGGTTACATGTTCTTTAAAAGCATTGCTGATATACAAGTAATAATGTAAACATTATATCTTATCGCctttttacagtataaaacagAATATTTGTGTAGTTAAAAAtggtttgttgttttattttttttctcgaaaaacaattatttatcaattattgtTAACTTTTCTTTACTATTCTAAACCCAAAATGCAAAATCATATTTGTCATATGTATCGCATATCATTACCCAATTTAGTGCAATGAGAAAAAAGAATGGAGATCGAAATAGCAATAATACATTTTAATTAGAAATTAAGACCCATTAAGCAGCAGCAAATCAGTATAATCCCCATCTGGACGGAACAGAACCCGTTTTTTGATAAAAAGACGTGGCATAGTTATTTGATATGATAATATTCCTAAGAATGATCTACCAATCTAAATTATTTTGCTATCCCACGCAAATAAGATGTGGCGGGTATTTAAAAGGGAACAAAATTAGTTAGTTAGTccgcctttgataactatttacaccactgggtcaatggcactgctggtggacgtttcgtccccgagggtatcactaacccaatagtcagcactttggtgttgacatgaatatcaattatatttttcgaataactaaggattttcttattccaacttagccgtatttggtacaatagttatcaaaggtaccagaattataattaagtacgccagacgtgcgtttcgtctacataagactcatcagtgacgctcatataaaaaaaaattctaaagccaaacaagtacaaagttgaagagcattgaggatccaaaatttagGGTATCActaacccagtagtcagcactttggtgttgacatgaatatcagttatatggtcattttttgtacattaaattcctgtttcaaaactttgaaattttcgaaaaactaaagatctTCTTTTTCCAAAAATAGAGATTGTCTTGTATTTGGTACATTTTTTGGagttttaggtcctcaatgctcctcaactttgtacagTAGTGGTTCGGCTTTATAACTTTATAAgggcgtaactgatgagtcttttgtagacgaaatgcgcgtcaggcgtattaaatttttttactataaagacTAACCATGAGCTCGATAATCACGATATTCAAAGTATTGGTTTGGTACCTTGATTTCTCATCTAAGTCGCTTGGTCAATTAACGAAATTTAATATGAGTAAATGGCTGTCTCTTTACTTGCAACGCAAATTGCAGCTTATAAAGCATGCTTTCTCCATGTAttaatttattatgtattatatcaAACAAGTATAGTGTTAAGACATCATAAACATAGTACAAAATTAATGTCcttttgaaatacaaatatatattgatCTAATAGATATAATGGCTAACGTTTTATCACTCTTACAACAAAAACcatttaaatacaaaaacaaaaaaatgttatacaACAGGAAGTTAGTTCATTTcatgaaatatgtttttaaacaattttgtgtGTTGGATCTCAAGATGTTGAGATACGGTAAATGGTTTAATCATAAATCATATGTGCTTTAAGGTTGACATTTTAGTTAACAGTTCAAACAGAAATCTGGAATTGGAGAAAGGTGCAGTCTCTGCGTCCATATTAGAGGCAGGAGGAGAAAGAATATATGCAGAATGCAAACAGTTTTATCCTAATGGTATAAGCTATGGGCAGGTAATAACGACAAGTCCCGGAAACCTTCGTTGCAAGGCTATTTGCCATGGATGCCTACCACATTGGAAACCTATTGCGGATATatctatgcggtattggctttattcattgttgaaagccgtacggtgacctataaatgttaatttctgtgtcatttgtggacagttgtctcattggcgatcataccacatcttattttttatttactagtTGCTAAAGGGTGCCAACACATATTTGTTTATGAGCGCCCAATTGTgtccaaaatgtcaaaaaaatatccGGTTTAAATGAAACCTTTACTTTTCCATTTTAATAGCAACGAAACCACTTCTGTAGGAAGTCGATCGTGCAATACCCTCATACATAATAAAGACATTTAGTCAACACCGGTTAATATAAGTAcaatacaaaagagggacgaaagataccaaagagacagtcaaactcataaatctaaaataagctgacaacgccatggctaaaaatgaaaaagacaaacagacaaacaatagtacacatgacacaacatagaaaactcaagaataaacaacacgaaccccaccaaaaactaggggtgatcccaggtgctccggaatggtaagcagatcctgctccacaaatCGCTTTGAAAACGATgatttaaaagaggggcgaaaaataccagagggacattcaatcTCATAGATCGAACACAAAGTAACTGATCTCATGTCTGTATTACCATTAATATATCAATGAACAAAATCAAAGAAAGATGTAAGTTTTCCCCCTGAATAGATaaatgatatacatatatatgtgggGAGAGGGGAGTGGTGTATTTGATCAATGATTGTTTATGATCTTTTGattaagttgtctcattggcaatcattctgCATTATACTTAAAGATATCGTTAATGTTATTCAGGAGaaattgaatatattaaaatatattcacTATCCAACACAAACGCCTTGTTAGagttcacggccgacactcggcttaccgagagattggtcggttaatctatattgagtatgcggctatatgggagattggtctgttaatcgggttggctatacgtctgttaagagtaaaacgcacaatttaatgttaaactctatcaaatatacagattgttggcatattataagaatcaaatcaaaaaacgaaaagtgtctgacaaaatgatatctatcatagaacattttccacctttaaaaacatttcatagtctgcgcagttttcagtaaaagtaaaaggcgtcgcgcaagtatgtagtatttatgactacacgcatagcaattttttaaataaaaggcgAAAccaacaattttagatatcatttgaaagacacaaaatactactttggttcttGCATAtgaattgacattagtaaatatttcataattgtaatataacgtgtaTAATACCACGTTTTGGTGAAAATTATGGGTTATAAAGTCTGTTAATGAGTTGGACAATTgcaattgtgtcagttaagagttatttagccacgaaaatagttttgctacctttatagtttcccattgaaaaagttaagaatgagagattcttgagtaaaaaaaatgataacacggTGCAGCACTATCCTTCCAGTAAacgcatttttttattttgactttctttgcattttattgaagagtgtgtcacttcaatatagcgtgatctgggttggccgctggaatatgcatgaatttattattaacgatttcaatcagccttaatttttgtgtctgcaaaaagtagcatgttctcaaatccgactgaacgtgtctttctaatacaacacagggtacatattataagttatctacgttcatatccgtagatatggatattttaacaccgaAGGGTGGACAGGGTACTGAatggtgttaaaatatccatatctacggatatgaacgtaaataacgaatttatccccggtcttattccgaatcgggcgagttttatggaaattcgggtacaaagtgtaactACATTTGGTTGTATTCAGTTTAAATTCATGTTATTCCGTATAGTGCCCTTTCTACATATGTGCAgtggagaactgcagttgtccacATGTAAACTTCAAGCATTTgttaccaatatgagtacatcgcaatccgttactgtttctttattcttaaacaattattgtttttttctctctttttttagcaatgcatcactctctactgaccttatcttttatttatattctgtatctccatccagattctcgtgtataccatgaggatCCGGATTGGGGTGTTGATTATTTCTgcattctttaaattgttatgttacttttctatacattttatttatcttactcattattcgttctctattctttatttttaggcatcccaatatattttacttactgatgtttagttacattacgacgttaatctctgatttatatactggttaccaatgtagatgacaaattggtgtcattcatgacaataaaaCAGAATCCACAgaatatatgcgaccattctcagataaaattaattttactttaattaaacacattttgaaaccacttttatcaattttcaatatccattgcctaaattgttaattgttcatgtgttttgtttccgtatattttatattccattactcctgttttgtttccgtatatattttatgttccattgctcaagtgttgtttccatatattttagccgctcgtcttgagcctaccaaatTAACACACTATATAGTAatcaaattatacttttattgtcattcataactcttaacagaccaattaacagaccgggttttatacatccgacccattaacagaccaggttttaaaaaaagattgatttatgtcaccaaaatacggatttttgtgtagatttttcacacaatgatatcaatttggttaacacacataatgcctgtcttttttcgatgttcaaaatattgcatgcaagttaATTCAACacaagtgtcattttgtgtacattttgtgtgtgtaaaatgtgtataaatttatcgATGAGTAacttgccttttcattttatagatcgtacatagaagctagaaaaataataattacaccactggattcagtacattaaatagttttgttagacataaatattttttatgataaacatacatttaaaaggttatacaatgaaacatgctgaattttcaatgattttctcgataacacctgattaacagactttagccaacccgattaacagaccaacagccgatatagccgcatactcaatatagataaaccgaccaatctctcggttagccgagtgtcggccgtggagTTAATGTTATTCAAGCTTTGGACACAGGATATCACTTCAAAGTTAATTGCGTTGACATTTCATACTGTTCATCTATTATTATTATATCAAGCATTTgaacaagaaaaaatgaaaatggagGAATTACAAATGAGACCAGAAGGTACGTTTTTTTATAACTTGTGCTACAAAAAAGATTATGATATGTTTAAATTAGTGTCTTTTTGACATAAAGGTAAGTATTGCCTAGTCGtgcaaaactgaaaaaaaatgtacaattaaacaaaattgGAATGTAATAAAAAACCGGTATATAAGTTTAAATTTTGTTGATACAGTTTTGATCTAGAGAAGGCGTCACAGAATATGTTCTAGATTTATAACTATATTTAAACGTTGTGTATGGAAAGTTTAAACTTTATGTCTTTGTGTGTCTTTCTGTAAAAAGAAAGCAAGCAATAGTAGTTGTACGTCTTTTGATACATGCACAGGAGTCCAACATTGAATTTCACATGATATGGTATTAGTGCAGTAGAGAAACATATTCAAAAGGGACAGTTTTAAAGTATATTCAAATTAAAGTATCAACCTTCTTTCGTAAGCAATTCTACATCGCAAAACACCTGTAGTAAaacaggaatataacagttgttatctattcgtttggtgtgtttgagattttgattagggactttctttgtagaattttcctctgaggtcggtattttgttttattttactttttgaatgttTATAAAATTAAGCACTTGTACGGGAAATTAAAGAACCGAAGACAGAAATGTCAGAAACAGTACTTTGCGAGTGTTGATTGTCTGAAGTAGTTATTTTCATATAAAGAGGACCTTTAAATAGactaaaaagaaatatatacaagtgagaggtttagatagctttaaaacaaggttcaatccaccattttctacattagaaaatgcctgtaccacgtcaataatatgacagttgttatccattcgtttcatgtgtttgatcttttgattttgccatctgattatgcactttccgttttgaattttcctcggagttcagtattttggtaatatactttttattacattgtgtTTCCTAAATGATTAACCGGCGTTGTTAATATTTCAGATCCTTTAAAGCATTCACCCCTCACTCTGGAATGTAGATGTAACAATGTTAGAGTTAAACTTGAGCCATTGTCTAGTTTACAGTTTCATCATTGTCAGGCTATTGTAATTATATTTACATATCAGCAGGCGTTGGATTTACAAAGAGGTAAACATatctttattgaattttttttcccAGGAATACCTGCAACTATATATAGAGTACAGAATGTTTTTCAAAACTTCAATATCTAAATGCATGAAAATACATTCATCATCCTTTGTATTTGATTGATTGTAAGAAAGCTCCAATTAATAAATGTTGGCGGTGTATTTAGAAAATTCTTAGTTATTAAcgaaaaagtataacaaaaataatcataAGCGTTGTTGAATTGTATCAGTGTAATACAGTTATTACGATGCTTTGATACACATCTTTGCcaaaacgtacataaatgttatcaagaAAAGAATTACCCACATCACTTATTTCATCATACCTCGAGttcatttttctcattgtttgaaGCTGtattataaaaagttaaaaaaaaagcttaagatgttaagattgagaatggaaatggaaaatgtgtcaaagagacaacaacccgaccatagaaaagacaacagcagaaggtcaccaacaggtcttcaatgtagcgacaaattcccgcacccggcccctaaacaaatatatactagttcagtgataataaaccccatactaaactccaaattgtacacaaaaaactaaaattaaaaacaatacattactaacaaaggccagaggctcctgacttgggacaggcgcaaaaaatgcggcggggttaaacatttttatgagatctcaaccctcccctttacctctagccaatgtagaaaagtaaatgcataacaatacgcaaattaaaattcagttcaagagaagtccgagtctgatgtcagaagatgtaaccaaagaaaataaacaaaatgacaataatacataaataacagcagactactagtagttaactgacatgccagctccagacttcaataaaactgattgaaaaaatacGATTTCATCTTGGTATTTGAATATCTTATTAACACCACACAAAAAAATCATCATGAggtatataaagaaaaaaaatgatatataaaagaCTCATACGATTCTTGGTTAAAGGAATAGCAGTGTACCAATGTTTGAATCACGAAAATTGATTCGAAAATCGCAAAAAAGGGTGGCAAACAATAGGTTAAGGAATAACACGAATTACGTATTAATTGGTTTACATAGATTTATATCACCATAGACACAATTCAAATCATCAGCAACTGAATACTATTTTATCCCGCCTTTAGAGACGTATGAAACCCTTACACAACTCGTACAAGCatatatacatacaaaaaaaCGTAAACTGTAAATAATCCTATCTGAAATATGATTAATTAAGTATAAGATGCATTATTCTTAGTGGCTATTAACTAGCTTTTAGTAACTGCAAGTACCCTCAGATCTATActtttgttgttggaatgtacaagtaccccTAACAACGCTGTTCAATGGGATTTTAGGTTTGCACTCCCCTAAATCTACTGAACACGTCCAAGGGTATTTCAGGTTTGCCCTCTGTCCTTCTTTCTGTCTAGCTGTTTTTCTTTTGCCATATAATACAAGAAAGTAATCTTCTTATTTACTTATATAAACGTTTAACTTAACTCAACATTTACAAAGTAACATTAAGATAATAATTAAGATtatacccgagggtatcaccagcccagtagtcagcacttcggtaatgacatgaatatcaattatatggtcatttttataaatttcctgtcacaaaaatttgaatttttcgaaacactaaAGATATTCtcatccaaggaatagattaccttagccgtatttggcacaatttttgggatttttgggtcctcaatgctcttcgactttgtacttgtttggctttacaccTATTTTGATCTGaccgtcactaatgagtcttatgtagacgaaacgcgcgtctggcgtattaaactaTTAAAGCAGTTTttaaatataagtttttttttacctctaTCAACAACATCGTTAACAATTTTGTCAGAGTGAACCCCTTCTTAAAGATCTATGAGTGTGGAGTTCATAGtcttaaataatttaaaaccCCATCAGAATATGTTTacacattgtttttttattgtttcagacGACCCAAGCTCAAGATTGACAAGAGACAGATTAACAATAAAGAGGTCAAAGACACATAAATATTGGGTTATATCAGTGATAGTAGATCATAGGTACCAAACATTTACGCAAGCTATTCAAAGATCCCTACAAATTTCTGAGGAAAAGAGATTATCGACACTTGCAATAAGTGTGATGACCGAACCAGGTATTATTTGATGCACAAAATGCTTCTAAAAACATTTCTAACATAAATTTAGTATTATTCAGATCTTGTGACTTGAGCAACGATCTTGTAATGGATTTGAACACTGATATCCCAATTTAGACTATTAGGAAATACAAAGAATGAACAATAGAAATACCAAAGTTTCcttcatcaaattgcaaaatgtaaagcaactgtcatattcctgacttggtataggtattttattatataaaaaattgtaaatttaattaaattttacacCTAGCTAAACCTTTTATGTTAgttgcatacaattccattatattgacaataatgtgcTAGCGACTGACAATAAGGTAAAATTGTCACAAGTGGTGGTATACCCGTCAATATTGTGCTATCATTTTAACACTACACAATCAAATAATTATTCCAGGAAACAAACACACTCTAAAGATAAGGTAAATCAGCCAAAATAAAAGACAGGAATATTTAAGAAGGATCATAGCACAATCACACAATGACTGCATGTATCAACACCGAGGTGCGCCAAACGTATGTTACAAAAGTGAACTAAACAGTTAATGTTAGAAAAATACAAAGACAATAAAGAAAACTCTATAACACATAATTATTAAAACGATAAACACCATGAATACCTAGAATCTCCAAGACCATCACGTACTTTTTGTAAAGTTGATTCAGAAtagaattaagaatggaaatttgGAATCATCAACAAGGTTTTGATATCTTTTGGAAAGTCCGAGTACCTGCTGCATGGTTTTGA
It contains:
- the LOC139500477 gene encoding uncharacterized protein codes for the protein MEELQMRPEDPLKHSPLTLECRCNNVRVKLEPLSSLQFHHCQAIVIIFTYQQALDLQRDDPSSRLTRDRLTIKRSKTHKYWVISVIVDHRYQTFTQAIQRSLQISEEKRLSTLAISVMTEPGDPRLKEQATLIRNCVDCTRDIRYLQILKIMMTNRDDFDKILTETIHRQEQERQSFHHKVSDWCNISKAQWKCVKNSENLNSPRLYLTIVGEDEKNINTLFQKLIKEISILKVKI